A section of the Phaseolus vulgaris cultivar G19833 chromosome 8, P. vulgaris v2.0, whole genome shotgun sequence genome encodes:
- the LOC137826620 gene encoding uncharacterized protein isoform X3, whose amino-acid sequence MSFESEKPSLLDQATDQEFPKKIRISYTREFLLSLSGLDICREFPSGFDQSLLSELEDVSQDKQRSSGGLSMQSFRRNDYGSSPPTRGDSFSRGIHGKWETRSSGRSDKDSDSQSEWDSDSAKRFGNQSRRSWQGPEHDGLLGSGSFPRPSGYTPGLSAPKPRANDNYQPNRSNEPYHPPRPYKAPHSRRETNDSYNDETFGSLEYTSEDRAEEERKRRASFELMRKEQHKDKHKLNPDKNNDNFDISSLVEDDEKRLVSRSNESVEPHVTQAALSNDEKSSSFSQTPSAARPLVPPGFASTKLERNFATKTPLSTHSTEAGQPAPGDTGGNHVFSINSGNKGELLTKKMDNDQQNLQSTNLNISINHVKDNILNLSPVLDVPDITIGTGDQLRKRSALSEVLEASQLNAEVKGKDSVGAFNPDNSNSILYKLFGNASTVDSGKSTSVIEQPDHKADVTWSPHAFQSSKFAHWFVEEEKSRVDEMTQRPNDLLSLIVGGEKGDLQTSNVETTGHIGSNFSLLNPEPVSEHMASNAVHTTIDNSEQLSKSDKPEVSAAVLTCEDLEQSILSQVSENGSSHQQPSQDKDLDAKTEQSISIDNHASLHLLSLLQKGTSHNETELSSILDSTNKVPNTDVFTTSHVLDNPGEENAEVSNSSNNLTLETLFGSAFMKELQSVGAPLSVQRGSVGSAGADVSESLLFPFPTADNVHPPTGEHTLNRRGSGVLPPEQTHQPKTNRFDEQWLGYSDSQGDVNSSLLQSEFSKASGFKGPRDIHLPEDDNLITGSDPLQNFLSAGNIVKTDMSQDTTVDITRKLAALNPAFRDDRPIMRNHEGPAYPHGGPYDMREPGISYQNLNVQRSQQIHPQLNHGGPMFNQLDSHAPHISSYMRLPNPEGMIHHDSSPNHQFPGNMLRPPFHQPSSGLAGFDPPVHHSMLQQLHMQGNHPPPHLLRGFPRGGPVPPHPNNPMTGFMQEPNPMQGQGFPFSGHQHPSFAGPGMQLQAPDVGGGRNHPEALQRLFEMELRSNPKSIHASGHSQGMYGQELDLGFGYR is encoded by the exons ATGAGCTTTGAAAGTGAAAAGCCGAGTTTGTTGGATCAGGCTACTGATCAAGAATTTCCAAA GAAGATAAGAATTTCATACACGAGGGAATTTTTGTTATCGCTAAGTGGATTGGATATATGCAGAGAGTTCCCTAGTGGGTTTGATCAATCGCTTTTAAG TGAACTCGAAGATGTTTCTCAAGATAAGCAGAGAAGTTCAGGCGGTTTGTCAATGCAGAGCTTTAGACGTAATGACTATGGTTCATCCCCTCCCACCAGAGGTGATAGCTTTTCGCGGGGAATCCATGGAAAATGGGAGACTCGATCTTCTGGACGGTCTGATAAAGACAGTGATTCTCAATCGGAATGGGATTCAG ATTCTGCAAAACGTTTTGGCAACCAGTCGCGTAGATCTTGGCAAGGTCCTGAGCATGATGGGCTTCTAGGTAGTGGTTCTTTTCCTCGGCCCTCTGGGTATACCCCTGGGTTGTCTGCTCCCAAACCTCGAGCTAATGACAACTACCAGCCAAATCGGTCTAATGAGCCTTATCATCCTCCACGCCCTTACAAG GCACCTCACTCACGGCGGGAGACTAATGACTCTTATAATGATGAAACATTTGGTTCTTTGGAGTATACAAGTGAGGACAGGGCTGAagaggaaagaaaaagaagag CTTCTTTTGAACTGATGAGAAAGGAACAGCATAAAGATAAGCATAAGTTGAACCCAGACAAGAATAACGATAATTTTGACATAAGTTCACTTGTTGAAGACGATGAGAAAAGGCTAGTTAGTAGGAGCAATGAGTCTGTGGAGCCTCATGTGACTCAAGCAGCTTTAAGCAATGATGAGAAATCTTCTTCCTTTTCACAGACTCCTTCAGCAGCTAGACCTCTTGTACCCCCTGGTTTTGCAAGTACAAAATTGGAACGAAATTTTGCAACCAAAACACCCCTTAGCACTCATTCAACTGAG GCTGGACAACCTGCACCTGGTGATACTGGAGGTAACCATGTATTCAGTATAAATTCTGGCAATAAAGGAGAATTATTAACCAAGAAAATGGATAATGATCAACAGAATCTCCAAAGCACAAATCTTAATATTTCAATTAACCATGTTAAagataacattttaaatttatcaccAGTTTTGGATGTCCCCGACATTACAATTGGAACGGGTGATCAATTGAGGAAGAGATCTGCTCTTTCAGAAGTCTTGGAAGCATCTCAACTGAATGCTGAAGTAAAAGGAAAGGACTCTGTGGGAGCTTTCAATCCAGACAATTCAAATTCTATTCTATACAAGCTTTTTGGTAATGCTTCAACAGTAGACAGTGGCAAATCTACTAGTGTTATTGAG CAGCCTGATCATAAAGCTGATGTGACATGGAGTCCACATGCCTTCCAATCTTCCAAGTTTGCTCATTGGTTTGTTGAAGAAG AAAAGAGTCGGGTGGATGAGATGACACAGAGGCCAAATGACTTGCTCTCACTTATTGTTGGTGGCGAAAAGGGGGATTTGCAGACTTCTAATGTAGAAACTACCGGGCATATTGGATCTAATTTTTCTCTCCTAAATCCTGAACCAGTTAGTGAGCATATGGCATCAAATGCAGTACATACCACTATTGACAACTCTGAGCAATTGTCCAAGAGTGATAAACCTGAGGTTTCTGCAGCAGTTCTTACCTGTGAAGATCTGGAACAGTCAATTTTATCACAAGTTAGTGAAAATGGATCATCACATCAGCAGCCCAGTCAGGACAAAGATCTTGATGCAAAAACTGAGCAGTCTATTTCAATTGATAATCATGCATCCCTACACCTCCTTTCTTTGTTACAAAAAGGAACCTCACACAATGAAACGGAACTATCATCTATTCTAGATTCTACAAACAAGGTTCCTAATACTGATGTATTCACTACCAGCCATGTTCTGGATAATCCTGGAGAAGAAAATGCTGAAGTTTCCAATTCATCTAATAATTTGACACTAGAAACACTTTTTGGGTCAGCTTTTATGAAGGAGCTTCAATCAGTTGGAGCGCCCCTTTCTGTTCAAAGGGGTTCAGTTGGATCTGCAGGGGCTGATGTTTCAGAGTCTCTTCTGTTTCCTTTCCCTACCGCAGACAATGTTCACCCTCCCACCGGTGAACATACCCTGAACAGGCGTGGAAGTGGTGTCCTGCCACCAGAACAAACACATCAACCCAAAACTAATAGATTTGATGAACAGTGGTTGGGTTATTCTGATTCCCAGGGAGATGTTAATTCATCGTTGCTTCAGAGTGAATTTTCCAAAGCTAGTGGTTTCAAAGGGCCTCGTGATATTCACCTTCCCGAAGATGATAACTTGATTACAGGTAGTGATCCTCTGCAAAACTTTTTATCTGCTGGAAATATAGTTAAAACAGATATGTCCCAAGACACAACAGTTGACATTACCAGAAAACTGGCAGCTCTGAATCCTGCATTTAGGGATGACCGACCTATTATGAGAAATCATGAAGGCCCAGCATACCCTCATGGTGGTCCTTATGATATGAGAGAGCCTGGTATTTCATATCAGAATCTTAATGTCCAACGATCTCAACAGATCCACCCCCAGTTGAATCATGGTGGCCCAATGTTTAATCAACTGGATTCTCATGCTCCACACATCAGTTCTTATATGAGGCTTCCAAATCCTGAGGGCATGATTCATCACGACTCATCACCAAATCATCAATTTCCAGGAAATATGCTTCGTCCTCCTTTCCATCAACCAAGCAGTGGACTAGCGGGGTTTGATCCTCCTGTTCATCATTCTATGTTACAACAGTTGCACATGCAAGGAAACCACCCACCACCTCATCTATTGCGTGGATTCCCAAGGGGTGGACCTGTGCCTCCTCATCCCAACAATCCGATGACTGGCTTCATGCAGGAACCAAACCCAATGCAAGGCCAAGGCTTCCCATTTAGTGGTCACCAGCATCCTTCTTTTGCTGGCCCTGGAATGCAATTACAAG
- the LOC137826620 gene encoding uncharacterized protein isoform X2, translating into MGGENKMSFESEKPSLLDQATDQEFPKKIRISYTREFLLSLSGLDICREFPSGFDQSLLSELEDVSQDKQRSSGGLSMQSFRRNDYGSSPPTRGDSFSRGIHGKWETRSSGRSDKDSDSQSEWDSDSAKRFGNQSRRSWQGPEHDGLLGSGSFPRPSGYTPGLSAPKPRANDNYQPNRSNEPYHPPRPYKAPHSRRETNDSYNDETFGSLEYTSEDRAEEERKRRASFELMRKEQHKDKHKLNPDKNNDNFDISSLVEDDEKRLVSRSNESVEPHVTQAALSNDEKSSSFSQTPSAARPLVPPGFASTKLERNFATKTPLSTHSTEAGQPAPGDTGGNHVFSINSGNKGELLTKKMDNDQQNLQSTNLNISINHVKDNILNLSPVLDVPDITIGTGDQLRKRSALSEVLEASQLNAEVKGKDSVGAFNPDNSNSILYKLFGNASTVDSGKSTSVIEPDHKADVTWSPHAFQSSKFAHWFVEEEKSRVDEMTQRPNDLLSLIVGGEKGDLQTSNVETTGHIGSNFSLLNPEPVSEHMASNAVHTTIDNSEQLSKSDKPEVSAAVLTCEDLEQSILSQVSENGSSHQQPSQDKDLDAKTEQSISIDNHASLHLLSLLQKGTSHNETELSSILDSTNKVPNTDVFTTSHVLDNPGEENAEVSNSSNNLTLETLFGSAFMKELQSVGAPLSVQRGSVGSAGADVSESLLFPFPTADNVHPPTGEHTLNRRGSGVLPPEQTHQPKTNRFDEQWLGYSDSQGDVNSSLLQSEFSKASGFKGPRDIHLPEDDNLITGSDPLQNFLSAGNIVKTDMSQDTTVDITRKLAALNPAFRDDRPIMRNHEGPAYPHGGPYDMREPGISYQNLNVQRSQQIHPQLNHGGPMFNQLDSHAPHISSYMRLPNPEGMIHHDSSPNHQFPGNMLRPPFHQPSSGLAGFDPPVHHSMLQQLHMQGNHPPPHLLRGFPRGGPVPPHPNNPMTGFMQEPNPMQGQGFPFSGHQHPSFAGPGMQLQAPDVGGGRNHPEALQRLFEMELRSNPKSIHASGHSQGMYGQELDLGFGYR; encoded by the exons ATGG GTGGAGAGAACAAAATGAGCTTTGAAAGTGAAAAGCCGAGTTTGTTGGATCAGGCTACTGATCAAGAATTTCCAAA GAAGATAAGAATTTCATACACGAGGGAATTTTTGTTATCGCTAAGTGGATTGGATATATGCAGAGAGTTCCCTAGTGGGTTTGATCAATCGCTTTTAAG TGAACTCGAAGATGTTTCTCAAGATAAGCAGAGAAGTTCAGGCGGTTTGTCAATGCAGAGCTTTAGACGTAATGACTATGGTTCATCCCCTCCCACCAGAGGTGATAGCTTTTCGCGGGGAATCCATGGAAAATGGGAGACTCGATCTTCTGGACGGTCTGATAAAGACAGTGATTCTCAATCGGAATGGGATTCAG ATTCTGCAAAACGTTTTGGCAACCAGTCGCGTAGATCTTGGCAAGGTCCTGAGCATGATGGGCTTCTAGGTAGTGGTTCTTTTCCTCGGCCCTCTGGGTATACCCCTGGGTTGTCTGCTCCCAAACCTCGAGCTAATGACAACTACCAGCCAAATCGGTCTAATGAGCCTTATCATCCTCCACGCCCTTACAAG GCACCTCACTCACGGCGGGAGACTAATGACTCTTATAATGATGAAACATTTGGTTCTTTGGAGTATACAAGTGAGGACAGGGCTGAagaggaaagaaaaagaagag CTTCTTTTGAACTGATGAGAAAGGAACAGCATAAAGATAAGCATAAGTTGAACCCAGACAAGAATAACGATAATTTTGACATAAGTTCACTTGTTGAAGACGATGAGAAAAGGCTAGTTAGTAGGAGCAATGAGTCTGTGGAGCCTCATGTGACTCAAGCAGCTTTAAGCAATGATGAGAAATCTTCTTCCTTTTCACAGACTCCTTCAGCAGCTAGACCTCTTGTACCCCCTGGTTTTGCAAGTACAAAATTGGAACGAAATTTTGCAACCAAAACACCCCTTAGCACTCATTCAACTGAG GCTGGACAACCTGCACCTGGTGATACTGGAGGTAACCATGTATTCAGTATAAATTCTGGCAATAAAGGAGAATTATTAACCAAGAAAATGGATAATGATCAACAGAATCTCCAAAGCACAAATCTTAATATTTCAATTAACCATGTTAAagataacattttaaatttatcaccAGTTTTGGATGTCCCCGACATTACAATTGGAACGGGTGATCAATTGAGGAAGAGATCTGCTCTTTCAGAAGTCTTGGAAGCATCTCAACTGAATGCTGAAGTAAAAGGAAAGGACTCTGTGGGAGCTTTCAATCCAGACAATTCAAATTCTATTCTATACAAGCTTTTTGGTAATGCTTCAACAGTAGACAGTGGCAAATCTACTAGTGTTATTGAG CCTGATCATAAAGCTGATGTGACATGGAGTCCACATGCCTTCCAATCTTCCAAGTTTGCTCATTGGTTTGTTGAAGAAG AAAAGAGTCGGGTGGATGAGATGACACAGAGGCCAAATGACTTGCTCTCACTTATTGTTGGTGGCGAAAAGGGGGATTTGCAGACTTCTAATGTAGAAACTACCGGGCATATTGGATCTAATTTTTCTCTCCTAAATCCTGAACCAGTTAGTGAGCATATGGCATCAAATGCAGTACATACCACTATTGACAACTCTGAGCAATTGTCCAAGAGTGATAAACCTGAGGTTTCTGCAGCAGTTCTTACCTGTGAAGATCTGGAACAGTCAATTTTATCACAAGTTAGTGAAAATGGATCATCACATCAGCAGCCCAGTCAGGACAAAGATCTTGATGCAAAAACTGAGCAGTCTATTTCAATTGATAATCATGCATCCCTACACCTCCTTTCTTTGTTACAAAAAGGAACCTCACACAATGAAACGGAACTATCATCTATTCTAGATTCTACAAACAAGGTTCCTAATACTGATGTATTCACTACCAGCCATGTTCTGGATAATCCTGGAGAAGAAAATGCTGAAGTTTCCAATTCATCTAATAATTTGACACTAGAAACACTTTTTGGGTCAGCTTTTATGAAGGAGCTTCAATCAGTTGGAGCGCCCCTTTCTGTTCAAAGGGGTTCAGTTGGATCTGCAGGGGCTGATGTTTCAGAGTCTCTTCTGTTTCCTTTCCCTACCGCAGACAATGTTCACCCTCCCACCGGTGAACATACCCTGAACAGGCGTGGAAGTGGTGTCCTGCCACCAGAACAAACACATCAACCCAAAACTAATAGATTTGATGAACAGTGGTTGGGTTATTCTGATTCCCAGGGAGATGTTAATTCATCGTTGCTTCAGAGTGAATTTTCCAAAGCTAGTGGTTTCAAAGGGCCTCGTGATATTCACCTTCCCGAAGATGATAACTTGATTACAGGTAGTGATCCTCTGCAAAACTTTTTATCTGCTGGAAATATAGTTAAAACAGATATGTCCCAAGACACAACAGTTGACATTACCAGAAAACTGGCAGCTCTGAATCCTGCATTTAGGGATGACCGACCTATTATGAGAAATCATGAAGGCCCAGCATACCCTCATGGTGGTCCTTATGATATGAGAGAGCCTGGTATTTCATATCAGAATCTTAATGTCCAACGATCTCAACAGATCCACCCCCAGTTGAATCATGGTGGCCCAATGTTTAATCAACTGGATTCTCATGCTCCACACATCAGTTCTTATATGAGGCTTCCAAATCCTGAGGGCATGATTCATCACGACTCATCACCAAATCATCAATTTCCAGGAAATATGCTTCGTCCTCCTTTCCATCAACCAAGCAGTGGACTAGCGGGGTTTGATCCTCCTGTTCATCATTCTATGTTACAACAGTTGCACATGCAAGGAAACCACCCACCACCTCATCTATTGCGTGGATTCCCAAGGGGTGGACCTGTGCCTCCTCATCCCAACAATCCGATGACTGGCTTCATGCAGGAACCAAACCCAATGCAAGGCCAAGGCTTCCCATTTAGTGGTCACCAGCATCCTTCTTTTGCTGGCCCTGGAATGCAATTACAAG
- the LOC137826620 gene encoding uncharacterized protein isoform X1 has product MGGENKMSFESEKPSLLDQATDQEFPKKIRISYTREFLLSLSGLDICREFPSGFDQSLLSELEDVSQDKQRSSGGLSMQSFRRNDYGSSPPTRGDSFSRGIHGKWETRSSGRSDKDSDSQSEWDSDSAKRFGNQSRRSWQGPEHDGLLGSGSFPRPSGYTPGLSAPKPRANDNYQPNRSNEPYHPPRPYKAPHSRRETNDSYNDETFGSLEYTSEDRAEEERKRRASFELMRKEQHKDKHKLNPDKNNDNFDISSLVEDDEKRLVSRSNESVEPHVTQAALSNDEKSSSFSQTPSAARPLVPPGFASTKLERNFATKTPLSTHSTEAGQPAPGDTGGNHVFSINSGNKGELLTKKMDNDQQNLQSTNLNISINHVKDNILNLSPVLDVPDITIGTGDQLRKRSALSEVLEASQLNAEVKGKDSVGAFNPDNSNSILYKLFGNASTVDSGKSTSVIEQPDHKADVTWSPHAFQSSKFAHWFVEEEKSRVDEMTQRPNDLLSLIVGGEKGDLQTSNVETTGHIGSNFSLLNPEPVSEHMASNAVHTTIDNSEQLSKSDKPEVSAAVLTCEDLEQSILSQVSENGSSHQQPSQDKDLDAKTEQSISIDNHASLHLLSLLQKGTSHNETELSSILDSTNKVPNTDVFTTSHVLDNPGEENAEVSNSSNNLTLETLFGSAFMKELQSVGAPLSVQRGSVGSAGADVSESLLFPFPTADNVHPPTGEHTLNRRGSGVLPPEQTHQPKTNRFDEQWLGYSDSQGDVNSSLLQSEFSKASGFKGPRDIHLPEDDNLITGSDPLQNFLSAGNIVKTDMSQDTTVDITRKLAALNPAFRDDRPIMRNHEGPAYPHGGPYDMREPGISYQNLNVQRSQQIHPQLNHGGPMFNQLDSHAPHISSYMRLPNPEGMIHHDSSPNHQFPGNMLRPPFHQPSSGLAGFDPPVHHSMLQQLHMQGNHPPPHLLRGFPRGGPVPPHPNNPMTGFMQEPNPMQGQGFPFSGHQHPSFAGPGMQLQAPDVGGGRNHPEALQRLFEMELRSNPKSIHASGHSQGMYGQELDLGFGYR; this is encoded by the exons ATGG GTGGAGAGAACAAAATGAGCTTTGAAAGTGAAAAGCCGAGTTTGTTGGATCAGGCTACTGATCAAGAATTTCCAAA GAAGATAAGAATTTCATACACGAGGGAATTTTTGTTATCGCTAAGTGGATTGGATATATGCAGAGAGTTCCCTAGTGGGTTTGATCAATCGCTTTTAAG TGAACTCGAAGATGTTTCTCAAGATAAGCAGAGAAGTTCAGGCGGTTTGTCAATGCAGAGCTTTAGACGTAATGACTATGGTTCATCCCCTCCCACCAGAGGTGATAGCTTTTCGCGGGGAATCCATGGAAAATGGGAGACTCGATCTTCTGGACGGTCTGATAAAGACAGTGATTCTCAATCGGAATGGGATTCAG ATTCTGCAAAACGTTTTGGCAACCAGTCGCGTAGATCTTGGCAAGGTCCTGAGCATGATGGGCTTCTAGGTAGTGGTTCTTTTCCTCGGCCCTCTGGGTATACCCCTGGGTTGTCTGCTCCCAAACCTCGAGCTAATGACAACTACCAGCCAAATCGGTCTAATGAGCCTTATCATCCTCCACGCCCTTACAAG GCACCTCACTCACGGCGGGAGACTAATGACTCTTATAATGATGAAACATTTGGTTCTTTGGAGTATACAAGTGAGGACAGGGCTGAagaggaaagaaaaagaagag CTTCTTTTGAACTGATGAGAAAGGAACAGCATAAAGATAAGCATAAGTTGAACCCAGACAAGAATAACGATAATTTTGACATAAGTTCACTTGTTGAAGACGATGAGAAAAGGCTAGTTAGTAGGAGCAATGAGTCTGTGGAGCCTCATGTGACTCAAGCAGCTTTAAGCAATGATGAGAAATCTTCTTCCTTTTCACAGACTCCTTCAGCAGCTAGACCTCTTGTACCCCCTGGTTTTGCAAGTACAAAATTGGAACGAAATTTTGCAACCAAAACACCCCTTAGCACTCATTCAACTGAG GCTGGACAACCTGCACCTGGTGATACTGGAGGTAACCATGTATTCAGTATAAATTCTGGCAATAAAGGAGAATTATTAACCAAGAAAATGGATAATGATCAACAGAATCTCCAAAGCACAAATCTTAATATTTCAATTAACCATGTTAAagataacattttaaatttatcaccAGTTTTGGATGTCCCCGACATTACAATTGGAACGGGTGATCAATTGAGGAAGAGATCTGCTCTTTCAGAAGTCTTGGAAGCATCTCAACTGAATGCTGAAGTAAAAGGAAAGGACTCTGTGGGAGCTTTCAATCCAGACAATTCAAATTCTATTCTATACAAGCTTTTTGGTAATGCTTCAACAGTAGACAGTGGCAAATCTACTAGTGTTATTGAG CAGCCTGATCATAAAGCTGATGTGACATGGAGTCCACATGCCTTCCAATCTTCCAAGTTTGCTCATTGGTTTGTTGAAGAAG AAAAGAGTCGGGTGGATGAGATGACACAGAGGCCAAATGACTTGCTCTCACTTATTGTTGGTGGCGAAAAGGGGGATTTGCAGACTTCTAATGTAGAAACTACCGGGCATATTGGATCTAATTTTTCTCTCCTAAATCCTGAACCAGTTAGTGAGCATATGGCATCAAATGCAGTACATACCACTATTGACAACTCTGAGCAATTGTCCAAGAGTGATAAACCTGAGGTTTCTGCAGCAGTTCTTACCTGTGAAGATCTGGAACAGTCAATTTTATCACAAGTTAGTGAAAATGGATCATCACATCAGCAGCCCAGTCAGGACAAAGATCTTGATGCAAAAACTGAGCAGTCTATTTCAATTGATAATCATGCATCCCTACACCTCCTTTCTTTGTTACAAAAAGGAACCTCACACAATGAAACGGAACTATCATCTATTCTAGATTCTACAAACAAGGTTCCTAATACTGATGTATTCACTACCAGCCATGTTCTGGATAATCCTGGAGAAGAAAATGCTGAAGTTTCCAATTCATCTAATAATTTGACACTAGAAACACTTTTTGGGTCAGCTTTTATGAAGGAGCTTCAATCAGTTGGAGCGCCCCTTTCTGTTCAAAGGGGTTCAGTTGGATCTGCAGGGGCTGATGTTTCAGAGTCTCTTCTGTTTCCTTTCCCTACCGCAGACAATGTTCACCCTCCCACCGGTGAACATACCCTGAACAGGCGTGGAAGTGGTGTCCTGCCACCAGAACAAACACATCAACCCAAAACTAATAGATTTGATGAACAGTGGTTGGGTTATTCTGATTCCCAGGGAGATGTTAATTCATCGTTGCTTCAGAGTGAATTTTCCAAAGCTAGTGGTTTCAAAGGGCCTCGTGATATTCACCTTCCCGAAGATGATAACTTGATTACAGGTAGTGATCCTCTGCAAAACTTTTTATCTGCTGGAAATATAGTTAAAACAGATATGTCCCAAGACACAACAGTTGACATTACCAGAAAACTGGCAGCTCTGAATCCTGCATTTAGGGATGACCGACCTATTATGAGAAATCATGAAGGCCCAGCATACCCTCATGGTGGTCCTTATGATATGAGAGAGCCTGGTATTTCATATCAGAATCTTAATGTCCAACGATCTCAACAGATCCACCCCCAGTTGAATCATGGTGGCCCAATGTTTAATCAACTGGATTCTCATGCTCCACACATCAGTTCTTATATGAGGCTTCCAAATCCTGAGGGCATGATTCATCACGACTCATCACCAAATCATCAATTTCCAGGAAATATGCTTCGTCCTCCTTTCCATCAACCAAGCAGTGGACTAGCGGGGTTTGATCCTCCTGTTCATCATTCTATGTTACAACAGTTGCACATGCAAGGAAACCACCCACCACCTCATCTATTGCGTGGATTCCCAAGGGGTGGACCTGTGCCTCCTCATCCCAACAATCCGATGACTGGCTTCATGCAGGAACCAAACCCAATGCAAGGCCAAGGCTTCCCATTTAGTGGTCACCAGCATCCTTCTTTTGCTGGCCCTGGAATGCAATTACAAG